ACGCCGCGCCGCCGAACTCGTCCGACGCCCCGCCGAACCCGGCGACGCCGCACCCCGCATCCCCGTGCACGAACCCGACCCCGACCACATACCCGTCGAACTCGGCGGCGTGACCCGCTTCGTCTCCGTCGAGGACATCACCCACGTCGAGGCGCAGGGCGACTACGCCCGGCTGCACACCACCAAGGGCAGCCATCTCGTCCGCATCCCCGTGTCCACCCTGGAGGAGCGCTGGCGCTCCCGCGGCTTCGTCCGCATCCACCGCCGCCATCTGGTCGCCCTGCGCCACATCGGCGAACTCCGCCTGGACGCCGGCACGGTCAGCGTCCTGGTCGGCACCGAGGAACTCCAGGTCAGCCGGCGCCACACCCGCGAACTGCGCGACCTGCTGATGCGGAGGACCTGAGATGCCGCACCAGGACCCCGCCGAGCGCCGCGTCGTCGTCACCGGCCCGCCCCGCCGCACCCGCCGCGCCTTGGGCTACTACCGCCCACGCACCGAGATCGACGAACAGACCACCCTCGGCCACACCTATGTCCGCTCCCTCATGCGCAGCCAACTCCGCGCCGGACTCACCGTGTTCGCCGTCCTCTGCCTCCTCATCGGCCCGCTCCCGCTGCTGTTCGCCGCGATGCCCGACGCCCGCCGGGTGGAATGGGCGGTCCTCGGCTTCGGCGTCTACGCCCCGCTGGTACTGCTCGCACGGTGGTACGTGCGGCGGGCGGAACGCAATGAGCGCGACTTCGTACGCCTCGTAGAAGACCGATGAACTCCGGCTACGCCGTCCCCGCCGTCGCGCTCGTCGTCGTCGCCACCGTCCTCGTCGGCGCCTTCGGCCTGCGCATATCCCGTACGACATCCGACTTCTACGTCGCCTCCCGCACCGTCGGACCCCGCCTCAACGCCGCCGCCATCAGCGGCGAGTACCTCTCCGCCGCCTCCTTCCTCGGGATCGCCGGACTCGTCCTCGTCCAAGGCCCCGACATGCTCTGGTACCCGGTCGGCTACACCGCCGGATACCTCGTCCTCCTGCTCTTCGTGGCCGCCCCGCTGCGCCGCTCCGGGGCGTACACGCTCCCGGACTTCGCCGAGGCCCGGCTCGCCTCCCAGGCGGTACGACGGCTCGCCGGGGCGTTCGTCGTCGGGGTCGGCTGGCTGTATCTGCTGCCCCAACTCCAGGGCGCCGGGCTCACGTTGCAGGTCCTGACCGGGGCGCCGGACTCGCTCGGCGGCGTCATCGTCGCCGTCGTGGTCGTCGCGACCGTCGCCGCCGGCGGCATGCGCAGCATCACCTTCGTGCAGGCCTTCCAGTACTGGCTCAAGCTCACCGCCCTCCTCGTCCCCGCCCTCTTCCTGATCCTCGCCTGGCAGGGCGACGGCGCCCCCAGCCACGCCTTCGAGGAACCGGCCACCTTCCGCGAGCAGCGCGTCGTCCGCGTCGACGACGGCCTCGACCTGAAGCTCGACCGCCCGCTCACGGTCACGGTCGACGGCACGGTGGACGGCCGCACCCACGAGGACACCCGGCTGCGCCTGCGGGCCGGCACCCATCACATCGACGCCGGCACCTGGCTCACCTTCGCCGCGGGCGACCCCGTCCCCGAGGCCGACCGGCGCAGTGACGCCGGTCTGTCGCCCTCGCAGGCCGAGAGCAGAGGCGAACGCCCCCTGTACGCCACGTACGGACTGATCCTCGCGACCTTCCTCGGCACGATGGGCCTGCCGCACGTCGTCGTCCGCTTCTACACCAGCCCGCACGGCGTCGCCGCCCGCCGCACCACGGTCGCGGTCCTCGGTCTGATCGGCGCCTTCTATCTGCTGCCGCCAATCTACGGCGCCCTCGGCCGCCTCTACGCCCCCGAACTCACCCTCACCGCGGACGCGGACGCCGCCGTCCTGCTGCTGCCCGACCGGGTGATCGGCGGCCTCGGCGGCGACCTGCTCGGCGCGCTGGTCGCCGGGGGCGCCTTCGCCGCGTTCCTCTCCACCGCCTCCGGGCTGACCATGGCCGTGGCGGGCGTGCTCACCCAGGACGTGCTCCCGACGCGCGGCGTACGGCACTTCAGGCTGGGCACGGTCATCGCCATGGCCGTACCGCTCGCGGCGAGCGCCCTGGTCGGCGGGCTGCCGGTCGCCGACGCGGTGGGCCTCGCCTTCGCCGTCTCCGCCTCCTCCTTCTGCCCGCTCCTCGTTCTCGGTATCTGGTGGCGCCGGCTCACCCCGCCGGGCGCCGCCGCCGGAATGCTGGTGGGCGGCGGCTCCGCGCTGGTGGCGGTGGCGGCGACCATGGCCGGTTTCCCCGGGTCCGGCGCGCTGCACGCCCTGCTCGCCTGGCCGGCCCTCTGGTCGGTGCCGCTGGGGTTCCTCACCATGGTGCTGGTGTCCCTGGCGACCCCGGGACGGGTCCCGGCCGGGACGGCGGCGATCCTGGCGCGGTTCCATCTGCCGGAAGAGCTGCGGACAGAGGTGAAGGCGTGAGCGGATTCCTCGCCGGGCTGTGCGTGGCGATCCTGCCCCTGCTGGCCGCGGGCTTCTGGCTCGGCCGCCGTACCGCACGCCCCGAGAGCCGCGGCGGACTCGGCACCCCCGTCGAGCACGCCACCTTCGAGACCCTGCACACCGCGTCCCTCGCCGCACCCCCGCTCCGCGCCGGCCTGACGGAGGAGACGGCCCGCAAGTCGGCGCGCAGACTACGGACGTTGCTCGGCACGGACGCCCTGTGCCTCGCCGACCAGAAGCAGGTCCTCGTCTGGGACGGCGTCGGCGGCCATCACCGCGACGAGATCATGAAACGCCTCGCCGGGCCCCTGGAGACCGGCCGCGGCGAGGCCTTCCCGCTGACCTGCGACGCCCTCGACTGCACGGTGAGCTGGGCCGTGGTCGCCCCGCTCACCGTCGACGACCGGGTACACGGCGCCCTGGTGGCCTGCGCGCCCCGCGAGTCCGCCGTGCTCGTGCGGGCCGCCGGAGAGGTCGCCCGCTGGGTCTCCGTCCAGCTGGAACTCGCCGACCTCGACCAGTCCCGCACCCGGCTCATCGAGGCCGAGATCAAGGCCCTGCGCGCCCAGATCTCCCCGCACTTCATCTTCAACTCGCTCGCGGTGATCGCGTCGTTCGTCCGCACCGACCCCGAGCGCGCCCGCGAACTGCTCCTGGAGTTCGCCGACTTCACCCGCTACAGCTTCCGCAGGCACGGCGACTTCACCACCCTCGCCGACGAACTCCACGCCATCGACCACTACTTGGCGCTCGTGCGGGCCCGCTTCGGCGACCGTCTCTCCGTCACCCTGCAAATCGCCCCCGAGGTGCTGCCGGTCACCCTGCCCTTCCTCTGTCTCCAGCCGCTCGTCGAGAACGCCGTCAAGCACGGCCTGGAAGGCAAGCCCGACACCTGCCACATCCAGATCACGGCACAGGACACGGGCGCCGAAGCCCTCGTCGTCATCGAGGACGACGGCGCGGGCATGGACCCCACCGTGCTGCGCCGCATCCTCGCCGGGGAGGTCAGCCCGTCGGGCGGCATCGGCCTTTCCAACGTCGACGACCGGCTGCGCCAGGTGTACGGCGACGACTACGGCCTCGTCATCGAGACCGCCGTGGGCGCCGGCATGCGGATCACCGCCCGGCTGCCGAAGTACCAGCCGGGCGTCCACTAGAACAACGGCGGCCTCATGTGCTCCGCGTGACGACCATCCCGAGGGTGATCAGTCCCAGCACGACCCAGCCGAACCACAGCCAGCCGTTGCTGCCGAGCGCCACCGTGTAGGCGGTCACCACGACGAGTCCGCCGACGGTGAGCACCCCCATCGTCCTGGTCGAGCCGTCCGTGGAACCGGGCATCGCAACACCCTCCTCGGGATCCTCAGGATGCGTCCCCCTCCATGGTGCCCCCGTTCTGCTTCCTGACGGTGCAGACGACGAAATGAGTTCCGGTCTTCCACGGGCCCTCGCTCGTCCAGGACCCCGCCCGGTACACCGACGGATCGAAGCCGTAGTCACCCGGCGCCACGTCCCGCCCGCAGGCCAGGTCCGCCGCCTCGGCGCGCGCCTCGTCCAGCGTGACGTCCTCGGCCAATCGGGTGAACCCGAGCACCTCCTCGTCGTGCGGCCCCGCGCAGGACACCAGCCGCGCGTCCCGGTTGGACCGCACATCCAGACAGTCCCGCTTCTGCATGGAGGAGACATCGAGGAACTTCGTCCCCGGCTCGCGATGCCCGCCGAGCGGCCCGTACACCGGCCCGTGCGCGCCCACCACCAGACAGGCCGTGCGCCGTCCGGCGGTGGCGAAGCCCGCCGCGGTCGGTACGAGGGCCAGGGCGCGCACATCGGCGAGCTTCCCGCGGATCTCCTGGGTCCGCTCCTCACAGCGCGCCGGCCCCTGCTCCCGCGCCTCGGCCGCTGACGCGGCGGGGACGAAGGCCATCACCTGGCCGTCCGGCGGAGCACCGCACGCCGCGTCCAGGGCCACCCGGGGCGTGCCCTTGAAGGGCGCCTCGCCCGGCCAGTCCACGGTCACACAGTCGCCGTCCCGCAGCGCCCTGCCGAGCCCCACGTCCGCCCCGTACGGCGCGGCGCTCCCGCTGCTGCCACCCCCGCCCTCCCCGGGCGGCTGCTGCGCCACGGCGTACCAGACCCCGCCCCCGGCGAGGGCCAGGCCCAGCAGCCCGGCGAGGGCGGAGTGCAGGGCCCGCGGACGCGTACGGCGCCGACTCCCGCCGCCGTCGGTGACCAGCGGCCCGAACCCCTGCGGCACCGGCCGCGGCGGCGGCGTCGCCGGACCCACCGGACCCACCGGACCCGGCTGAGCCCACGGCGGCTGCGAGCCCAGGTCGGTCCGGGTCCGCGCGAACGGGTCCGCCTGCGAGGTGACGATCTGCGACAGCGCCGCCTCCGCCTGCGCGGCGGAGATCCGCAGCCCCGGGTCCTTGACCAGCATCGACTCCAGTACGGGGGCCAGGGCGCCGGCGCGTACCGGGGGTCGTGGCTCCTCCGTCACCACCGCGCTGATCTCCGCGAAGTGCGACTCGCGTGCGAAGGGCCCGCAGCCCTCCACCGCGTGGTAGAGCGTGCACCCCAGCGAGAACAGGTCGGCGGCTGGAGTGGGCGCCCCGCCGGTGGCCCGCTCCGGCGCCAGATAGCCCGCCGTACCGACCAGCACGGACGTCAGCGTGTACCGCGTCTCCCCGGCGTCCGGCTGCACGGAGATGCCGTAGTCGGTGAGCAGGACGCGGCCGTACGGCGCCCCGCCGCGGTCCGGCGCGAGCAGGATATTCGCGGGCTTCACGTCTCGGTGCATGACCCCGCGCTCATGCCCGGCGGTCAGCGCGTCGAGGACGGCGAGGCCGATCCGCGCGCACTCGGCGGGCGCCAGCGGGCCGCGCCGGGCGACCAGCTCGCGCAGGTCGACGGCGCCGGGCACGTACTCCATGACGATCCAGGGCAGCCCGTCGTGCTCCAGCACGTCGTGCACGGTCACCACATGCGGATGACCGCGCAGCCCGGCCGCGTACCGGGCCTCAGCGCGGGCCCGGGCGACCCGGGCCTCCCGCTCGTGACCGGCCTCGGACGGGTCACGGAAGACGATCTCCTTGAGCGCGACCTCGCAGGCGAGTCTCTGGTCATGGGCGAGCCACACATGGCCCATACCGCCGCTGCCCAGCTGGTGCAGCAGCAGATAGCGGCCGGCGATGACCCGGCCCACTCCCGATGTCGATGGTCCTGAAGGCATCCGGTGACTCCCGGGTTCTGCGGAGGCGCTACGTGGCGACGCTCGCGGTGGGCTCCTCGGGCGCGGACTCACTGCTGGGCGGCGGTGCGCCGGTGGTCTCCGGCGGCGGCGCGACCGTCGTCACCGGTGGCGGCGCGCTGGTCGTCGTCAGCGGGGGTGAGCTCGTCACGGCAGGCGGCGCGCTCGTCACCGAGGTCGACGGTGAGGTCGGGGGCGACGGCGAGGCCGACGTGGACGGGCCGGACGGAGTGCCCGGCGACGGGGTGCTGGAGGGCGGCGGCTTCGACGTACCGCCGCTGGACCCCGGCGGCGAGGTGCCCGGCGGTGAGGTGCCCGGCGTCGACGGTCCGGATGTCGAGGGCGTCGAAGGCGGGGGCTCCGAGGGCGGGGGAGAGGTGGGACCGCCCCCGGGCGACGATCCCTCCGCCACGCTCACCGTCACGTACTGCCCGAACCGCAGCGTGGTCCCGGCCGGCGGATCGGTCGCCGTGACCCGTGCGCTGTCGGCCGGCGCCGACCTGGTGTCGTACCCGGTCGCGAGCCCCTTGTCGGCCAGCGCCTGCCGGGCCTGCCCGAAGGTCTTCCCCGCCAGCCGGGGCACGGCTTCCGTGGTGCGGGTGTCGAAGGTGTCGTCCTTCGCGCCCGTCGTGCCGACCGGCCGGTTGATCCCGCGATCGGGGTCCGCCACGTCGACCAGGGCGATCTTCTCCAGCGGACGGGACGCGGGCCGCACGGCCACGACCGAGGAACGGTCGTACCCCTGCCACTCCTTGTTCCCGTTCTCGAACTCGACCGAGATACGGCTCGTGTCACCCGCGAAGGGACGCAGTGGATTTCCACAGCTGCACTTCGCGGCGGGCTGCCCCTGCCGATCGACGAGAATCGCGATTCCGGCCTGAAGAAGCGAGTCGTAGGGAACGGCCTTTCCCTTTTTGTAGTCGTGATTCTTCACGAGAGTGTCGTGACGCAACAGAACAGGAGTGAGCCGATCCAGGTATTCCGGTATCTCAGCGGTGGTGATTCCCAGCGCACGCGCCCAGGCCCGCGCCTTCTGGTCATTCCTGGGATCGGTGAGGAATGCCTTGAGTCTGTCGACGTCACAGACGGCCGGCTGCTTCGACCCGCCGTACAGGCCCGGAGTGTCGCCCTGCTGAAGACTGCCTCGCACGGGCTGCGACGCGACATCCTGGGCGTCCTTGCCGAGCCCGCTCCGCTCGTCGAAGAACGGCGCGAGCGAGGGCACACCGGCCGCGACCGCTTTCACCGCCAGTAAGGGCGTGTCTCTGTCGCAGGCACTCACCGCGAGAACGAAAACCAGCAGACACGCAATCTTTGCCGCGAGCCTTTGCATAAATGCGCGAACTGTCATGACCGCTCCCCCCGGCGGTTCCCCCAACGCGCTTCATGCTACTGAACGACCCAGTTCCAAAACGCCTTTCAGCGCCCACGTGTGTTCAATGAGGTCAAATAGGCGTTGTATGCCTCGAGTTCCTTGTCGCCGTCCCGGTCGGCGGCCCGGTCCTTACGCCTGGCCTGCCGCTGCTCCGAGCCGTACCACTGGAACAGCAGCGCCAGCAGCACCAGCACGGACGGGATCTCACTGAACGCCCAGGCGATACCGCCCGCGGCGTTCTGGTCGGAGAGCGCGTCGATACCGAGCGAGGCGGGCGGGTTCTTGAACGTCTCGACCATCGGGGTGGACGCCATCATCAACGCGATACCGAAGAACGCGTGGAACGGCATGCCCGCGAACAGCTCCAGCATCCGCATCAGATAGCCGGGACGCTGCGGGCCCGGGTCGACGCCGATGATCGGCCAGAAGAACACGACACCCACGGCGAGGAAGTGCACCATCATCGCGAGGTGACCGGTCCTGGACCCCATCAGGAAGTCGAAGATCGGCGTGAAGTAGAGCGCGTACAGGCTCGCGATGAACAGCGGGATGGTGAACGCCGGATGCGTGATGATCCGCATGTACCGGCTGTGCAGCAGCGCCAGCAGCAGCTCGCGCGGCCCCTTCCGCCCCCTGCCGGCGGCGGGCAGCACCCGCAGGGCCAGCGTCACCGGAGCGCCGAGCAGGATCAG
This DNA window, taken from Streptomyces sp. NBC_00663, encodes the following:
- a CDS encoding serine/threonine-protein kinase; amino-acid sequence: MPSGPSTSGVGRVIAGRYLLLHQLGSGGMGHVWLAHDQRLACEVALKEIVFRDPSEAGHEREARVARARAEARYAAGLRGHPHVVTVHDVLEHDGLPWIVMEYVPGAVDLRELVARRGPLAPAECARIGLAVLDALTAGHERGVMHRDVKPANILLAPDRGGAPYGRVLLTDYGISVQPDAGETRYTLTSVLVGTAGYLAPERATGGAPTPAADLFSLGCTLYHAVEGCGPFARESHFAEISAVVTEEPRPPVRAGALAPVLESMLVKDPGLRISAAQAEAALSQIVTSQADPFARTRTDLGSQPPWAQPGPVGPVGPATPPPRPVPQGFGPLVTDGGGSRRRTRPRALHSALAGLLGLALAGGGVWYAVAQQPPGEGGGGSSGSAAPYGADVGLGRALRDGDCVTVDWPGEAPFKGTPRVALDAACGAPPDGQVMAFVPAASAAEAREQGPARCEERTQEIRGKLADVRALALVPTAAGFATAGRRTACLVVGAHGPVYGPLGGHREPGTKFLDVSSMQKRDCLDVRSNRDARLVSCAGPHDEEVLGFTRLAEDVTLDEARAEAADLACGRDVAPGDYGFDPSVYRAGSWTSEGPWKTGTHFVVCTVRKQNGGTMEGDAS
- a CDS encoding sodium/solute symporter, yielding MNSGYAVPAVALVVVATVLVGAFGLRISRTTSDFYVASRTVGPRLNAAAISGEYLSAASFLGIAGLVLVQGPDMLWYPVGYTAGYLVLLLFVAAPLRRSGAYTLPDFAEARLASQAVRRLAGAFVVGVGWLYLLPQLQGAGLTLQVLTGAPDSLGGVIVAVVVVATVAAGGMRSITFVQAFQYWLKLTALLVPALFLILAWQGDGAPSHAFEEPATFREQRVVRVDDGLDLKLDRPLTVTVDGTVDGRTHEDTRLRLRAGTHHIDAGTWLTFAAGDPVPEADRRSDAGLSPSQAESRGERPLYATYGLILATFLGTMGLPHVVVRFYTSPHGVAARRTTVAVLGLIGAFYLLPPIYGALGRLYAPELTLTADADAAVLLLPDRVIGGLGGDLLGALVAGGAFAAFLSTASGLTMAVAGVLTQDVLPTRGVRHFRLGTVIAMAVPLAASALVGGLPVADAVGLAFAVSASSFCPLLVLGIWWRRLTPPGAAAGMLVGGGSALVAVAATMAGFPGSGALHALLAWPALWSVPLGFLTMVLVSLATPGRVPAGTAAILARFHLPEELRTEVKA
- a CDS encoding sensor histidine kinase, with product MSGFLAGLCVAILPLLAAGFWLGRRTARPESRGGLGTPVEHATFETLHTASLAAPPLRAGLTEETARKSARRLRTLLGTDALCLADQKQVLVWDGVGGHHRDEIMKRLAGPLETGRGEAFPLTCDALDCTVSWAVVAPLTVDDRVHGALVACAPRESAVLVRAAGEVARWVSVQLELADLDQSRTRLIEAEIKALRAQISPHFIFNSLAVIASFVRTDPERARELLLEFADFTRYSFRRHGDFTTLADELHAIDHYLALVRARFGDRLSVTLQIAPEVLPVTLPFLCLQPLVENAVKHGLEGKPDTCHIQITAQDTGAEALVVIEDDGAGMDPTVLRRILAGEVSPSGGIGLSNVDDRLRQVYGDDYGLVIETAVGAGMRITARLPKYQPGVH
- a CDS encoding LytR/AlgR family response regulator transcription factor, with the translated sequence MLRALAVDDERPSLEELLYLLNADPRIGSAEGAGDATEALRRINRALESGPHGPEAIDVVFLDINMPGLDGLDLARLLTGFAKPPLVVFVTAHEDFAVQAFDLKAVDYVLKPVRKERLAEAVRRAAELVRRPAEPGDAAPRIPVHEPDPDHIPVELGGVTRFVSVEDITHVEAQGDYARLHTTKGSHLVRIPVSTLEERWRSRGFVRIHRRHLVALRHIGELRLDAGTVSVLVGTEELQVSRRHTRELRDLLMRRT
- a CDS encoding cytochrome c oxidase assembly protein, producing the protein MDHSGHGMTMDLPPFTLGRGLHWSADPFFLVTCLLGLGLYAYGVVRLRRRGDAWSAGRTVSFVIGVLTIMLMMCTRLNDYGMVMFSVHMVQHMVISMLSPILILLGAPVTLALRVLPAAGRGRKGPRELLLALLHSRYMRIITHPAFTIPLFIASLYALYFTPIFDFLMGSRTGHLAMMVHFLAVGVVFFWPIIGVDPGPQRPGYLMRMLELFAGMPFHAFFGIALMMASTPMVETFKNPPASLGIDALSDQNAAGGIAWAFSEIPSVLVLLALLFQWYGSEQRQARRKDRAADRDGDKELEAYNAYLTSLNTRGR
- a CDS encoding PASTA domain-containing protein; protein product: MTVRAFMQRLAAKIACLLVFVLAVSACDRDTPLLAVKAVAAGVPSLAPFFDERSGLGKDAQDVASQPVRGSLQQGDTPGLYGGSKQPAVCDVDRLKAFLTDPRNDQKARAWARALGITTAEIPEYLDRLTPVLLRHDTLVKNHDYKKGKAVPYDSLLQAGIAILVDRQGQPAAKCSCGNPLRPFAGDTSRISVEFENGNKEWQGYDRSSVVAVRPASRPLEKIALVDVADPDRGINRPVGTTGAKDDTFDTRTTEAVPRLAGKTFGQARQALADKGLATGYDTRSAPADSARVTATDPPAGTTLRFGQYVTVSVAEGSSPGGGPTSPPPSEPPPSTPSTSGPSTPGTSPPGTSPPGSSGGTSKPPPSSTPSPGTPSGPSTSASPSPPTSPSTSVTSAPPAVTSSPPLTTTSAPPPVTTVAPPPETTGAPPPSSESAPEEPTASVAT